A region from the Paenarthrobacter aurescens genome encodes:
- the coaA gene encoding type I pantothenate kinase: MSVTLQRSEANGDGASPFVELDRQTWSRLAAQMEQPLNEEDVFRLRGLGDPLDMKEVREVYLPLSRLLHLYVEASHQLHAATTTFLGEQTQRTPFVIGVAGSVAVGKSTIARVLREMLRRWPGTPNVELITTDGFLYPLAELKRRHLLERKGFPESYDRRGLLRFVSEVKGGAEEVRAPWYSHVTYDIVPGKEVVVRRPDVLIVEGLNVLAPARPRMDGKQGLAVSDFFDFSIYVDAKTSYIEEWYVDRFRKLRTTAFAQPESYFHRYATLSDDDAESTARGIWKRINEPNLEENVLPTRGRAQLVLTKDADHSIRRMLLRKV; the protein is encoded by the coding sequence ATGAGCGTGACTTTGCAACGCTCCGAAGCTAATGGCGACGGCGCTTCCCCGTTTGTAGAGCTGGACCGTCAAACGTGGTCCAGGCTTGCAGCGCAGATGGAGCAGCCCCTCAACGAAGAGGACGTCTTCCGTCTCCGGGGCCTCGGCGACCCCCTGGACATGAAGGAAGTCAGGGAGGTCTACCTCCCCCTTTCACGGCTCCTGCACCTCTACGTCGAGGCCTCCCACCAGCTTCACGCAGCCACCACCACGTTCCTGGGCGAGCAGACCCAACGCACGCCGTTCGTCATTGGCGTAGCCGGATCAGTAGCTGTTGGTAAGTCCACCATTGCCCGCGTGCTCAGGGAAATGCTCCGGCGCTGGCCAGGGACGCCCAACGTGGAGCTCATCACCACCGATGGCTTCCTCTACCCGTTGGCCGAGTTGAAGCGCCGGCACCTTCTGGAGCGGAAGGGCTTCCCGGAGTCCTACGACCGCCGCGGCCTTCTTCGCTTTGTTTCCGAAGTCAAAGGCGGCGCGGAGGAAGTGCGCGCACCGTGGTACTCCCACGTGACCTACGACATCGTCCCGGGAAAAGAAGTTGTGGTGCGGCGTCCGGATGTCCTGATTGTTGAGGGGCTCAACGTCCTGGCCCCCGCCCGCCCCCGCATGGACGGCAAACAAGGACTGGCCGTCAGTGACTTCTTCGATTTCTCCATCTACGTGGATGCCAAAACTTCCTACATAGAGGAGTGGTACGTGGACCGCTTCCGCAAGCTCCGCACCACCGCATTTGCACAACCCGAGTCCTACTTCCACCGTTACGCCACGCTCTCTGACGACGATGCGGAGTCCACGGCACGCGGGATCTGGAAACGCATCAACGAGCCCAACCTTGAGGAAAATGTGCTGCCTACCCGTGGGCGCGCGCAACTGGTGCTAACCAAGGACGCAGACCACTCCATCCGCCGCATGCTGCTGAGAAAGGTCTAA